From a single Anaerolineaceae bacterium oral taxon 439 genomic region:
- a CDS encoding thioredoxin: protein MNEPIHVTDANFENAVLKSSLPVVVDFWAPWCGPCRMVLPMMEEIAKEYADKIIVAKVNTDEQTERAMDYRVTTIPTLLFVKNGEVRQRHSGTLSGEKLREMVDALIAA, encoded by the coding sequence ATGAACGAACCTATTCATGTTACGGATGCGAACTTTGAAAACGCCGTATTGAAATCCTCGCTCCCGGTCGTCGTCGACTTCTGGGCGCCGTGGTGCGGACCCTGCCGGATGGTTTTGCCGATGATGGAAGAGATCGCGAAAGAATACGCCGATAAAATTATTGTCGCGAAGGTCAATACCGACGAACAGACCGAACGCGCGATGGATTATCGCGTGACGACGATCCCGACGCTTTTATTCGTCAAAAACGGCGAAGTCAGGCAGCGCCATTCCGGTACGCTGAGCGGCGAAAAGTTGCGCGAGATGGTCGACGCGCTGATCGCCGCGTAA
- a CDS encoding phosphoglycerate mutase (2,3-diphosphoglycerate-independent) gives MEKPLVLVVMDGVGFGKDEAGDCVRKAHTPYLDWLLQNCPNVRLKAHGTAVGLPSDDDMGNSEVGHNAIGCGQIYSQGAKLVNESIASGKMFESEVWRELVDNVRKHGTTLHLIGLFSDGNVHSHINHVKAMIEHAKKDGVAKVRLHILLDGRDVPPTSALTYVEDIERFFAGLNDASFDARIASGGGRMYITMDRYQADWPMVKRGWDTHVHGEGRKFASATEAIQTYRSEIDPLIDQDMHEFVIVENGKPVGTIEDNDSVIFFNFRGDRAIELSMAFDYDAFDKFDRGRRPKVLYAGMLQYDGDLKLPDRYLVNPPSISNTLTEFLVGKGVNEFAISETQKYGHVTYFWNGNRSGKVSEELETYVEIPSDNVPFDQRPWMKSAEITDRMIEAIRSGKYGFLRLNYPNGDMVGHTGVMESTMIGVESVDLGLKRLMELMDSVDFTLVVTADHGNADDMLKKKKDGGYEPKTSHSLNPVPFIIYDRTRKVEFADGQYGLANIAATVVELLGFEPMKIWEKSMLK, from the coding sequence ATGGAAAAACCTTTGGTTTTAGTCGTTATGGACGGCGTCGGTTTCGGAAAAGACGAAGCTGGCGACTGCGTTCGTAAGGCGCATACGCCGTATCTGGATTGGCTGCTGCAAAACTGTCCGAACGTACGCCTGAAGGCGCATGGAACGGCGGTAGGGCTGCCGTCGGACGACGATATGGGCAACAGCGAAGTCGGGCATAACGCGATCGGCTGCGGCCAGATATATTCGCAGGGGGCGAAGCTCGTTAATGAAAGTATTGCCAGCGGGAAGATGTTTGAGTCAGAAGTCTGGCGCGAACTCGTTGACAACGTCAGGAAGCACGGTACGACGCTGCATCTGATCGGGCTGTTTTCGGACGGCAACGTACATTCGCATATCAACCATGTCAAAGCGATGATCGAGCACGCGAAAAAGGACGGGGTCGCGAAAGTCCGGCTGCATATTCTTCTCGACGGACGCGACGTTCCGCCGACGTCGGCGCTGACCTACGTTGAGGATATCGAGCGCTTCTTCGCCGGGCTGAACGACGCTTCGTTTGACGCGCGGATCGCTTCCGGCGGCGGGCGGATGTATATTACGATGGACCGGTATCAGGCGGACTGGCCGATGGTCAAGCGCGGCTGGGATACGCATGTTCACGGGGAGGGACGGAAATTCGCTTCGGCGACCGAAGCGATTCAGACGTACCGCTCCGAAATCGATCCGTTGATCGATCAGGACATGCACGAGTTCGTTATCGTCGAAAACGGGAAGCCGGTCGGGACGATCGAGGATAACGACAGCGTCATTTTCTTCAATTTCCGCGGGGACCGCGCGATCGAACTGAGCATGGCGTTCGACTATGACGCGTTCGATAAATTCGATCGCGGCCGGCGTCCGAAGGTTCTGTACGCCGGAATGCTCCAGTATGACGGCGACCTGAAGCTTCCGGACCGATATCTCGTTAATCCCCCGTCGATCTCGAATACGCTGACCGAGTTCCTCGTCGGAAAGGGCGTCAACGAATTCGCGATTTCCGAAACGCAGAAATACGGACACGTGACGTATTTCTGGAATGGGAATCGGAGCGGGAAGGTCTCGGAAGAACTCGAGACGTACGTCGAAATTCCGTCGGATAACGTTCCGTTCGACCAACGGCCCTGGATGAAATCGGCGGAGATTACCGATCGAATGATTGAGGCGATCAGGTCCGGGAAGTACGGCTTCTTGCGGTTGAATTATCCGAACGGCGACATGGTTGGGCATACCGGCGTTATGGAATCGACGATGATTGGCGTCGAGTCGGTCGATCTGGGACTGAAACGGCTGATGGAGCTGATGGATTCGGTTGATTTCACGCTGGTCGTGACCGCCGATCACGGCAACGCCGACGACATGTTGAAGAAGAAAAAAGACGGCGGGTACGAGCCGAAAACGTCGCATTCGCTCAACCCGGTTCCGTTTATTATTTATGACCGGACACGGAAGGTTGAATTCGCCGACGGGCAGTACGGTCTGGCGAATATCGCTGCGACGGTTGTCGAGCTTCTGGGGTTCGAGCCAATGAAGATTTGGGAAAAGTCGATGCTCAAGTAA
- a CDS encoding phosphomannomutase → MKIKFGTDGWRARIADEYTFENCRRCAQGFANYLLNRGKKGARVVVGYDKRFHSENFAALCAEVLAGNGFKVFLTDGPTPTPVISFAVGDSKAAGAINITASHNPAVDNGFKVRDETGGAIDPAGLLEIEAAIPDDVGDVVSIPLGEGLKNGSIEYFDASINYIEHLKDLIDLEPIRNAGLKIVVDSMWGNGGGWFTRLLGGGKTEIIEIHDTRNPLFPEMTRPEPIPPNVNVGLKRTVKEGADVCLIMDGDADRCGMGTEKGEFLNQLQVMALLTLYLLEIRKETGAIVKTLSTTTMLNKLAEKYGCPLYETGVGFKYVAPKFTETNAIIGGEESGGYAFRGNVPERDGILANLYFLDFMVKTGKKPSELLAWLFETVGAHYYKRIDTQFKGSNADRIAAIKANYPKTLGGIEVVNVNTTDGFKFEMKDGGWMLIRFSGTEPIIRVYTETTKPSAVDAILADGLKTAGIE, encoded by the coding sequence CTGAAAATCAAATTCGGCACCGACGGATGGCGAGCTCGAATCGCCGACGAATACACGTTTGAGAACTGCCGCCGCTGCGCGCAGGGTTTCGCAAATTATCTATTGAATCGCGGTAAAAAAGGCGCGCGCGTTGTCGTCGGCTACGATAAACGGTTCCATTCCGAAAATTTCGCGGCGCTCTGCGCGGAGGTTCTCGCCGGGAACGGATTTAAAGTTTTCCTGACCGACGGGCCGACCCCAACCCCGGTCATTTCGTTCGCCGTCGGCGACAGCAAAGCCGCGGGCGCGATCAATATCACCGCCTCGCATAACCCGGCCGTCGACAACGGTTTCAAAGTCCGCGACGAAACCGGCGGCGCGATCGACCCCGCCGGATTGCTCGAAATCGAAGCTGCGATCCCTGACGACGTCGGCGACGTCGTTTCGATCCCGCTCGGCGAGGGACTGAAAAACGGCTCGATTGAATATTTCGACGCCTCGATCAACTACATCGAACACCTGAAAGACCTGATCGACCTGGAGCCGATCCGTAACGCCGGGCTGAAAATTGTAGTCGACTCGATGTGGGGGAACGGCGGCGGATGGTTCACGCGTCTCCTCGGCGGCGGGAAGACTGAAATTATCGAAATTCATGATACGCGCAACCCGCTTTTTCCTGAAATGACCCGACCGGAGCCGATCCCGCCGAACGTGAACGTCGGGCTGAAACGCACGGTCAAGGAAGGGGCCGACGTCTGCCTGATCATGGACGGCGACGCGGACCGCTGCGGAATGGGGACCGAAAAGGGCGAATTCCTGAACCAGCTTCAGGTCATGGCGCTCCTGACACTGTATCTTCTTGAAATCCGAAAAGAAACCGGCGCGATCGTCAAGACGCTTTCGACAACGACAATGCTGAATAAGCTGGCTGAAAAATACGGCTGCCCGCTTTACGAAACCGGCGTCGGCTTTAAATACGTCGCGCCGAAATTCACGGAAACCAACGCGATCATCGGCGGCGAGGAATCGGGCGGCTATGCCTTCCGCGGGAACGTCCCTGAACGCGACGGGATCCTGGCGAATCTGTACTTCCTTGACTTCATGGTCAAAACGGGAAAGAAACCGTCCGAGCTTCTCGCCTGGCTCTTCGAAACCGTCGGAGCGCATTATTACAAGCGAATCGATACCCAATTCAAGGGCAGCAACGCCGACAGGATCGCGGCGATCAAGGCCAATTATCCGAAGACCCTCGGCGGAATCGAGGTCGTCAACGTCAATACCACCGACGGCTTCAAGTTCGAGATGAAAGACGGCGGCTGGATGCTGATCCGGTTCTCGGGAACGGAACCGATTATCCGCGTTTACACGGAAACAACCAAACCCAGCGCAGTGGACGCGATTCTCGCCGACGGGCTGAAAACCGCCGGAATCGAATAG